The Drosophila simulans strain w501 chromosome 3R, Prin_Dsim_3.1, whole genome shotgun sequence genome contains the following window.
ACCAAGCGGTTAGGGGAGCTCAATTGCTTATCGCAATTCTATTTTCCTTTATAAGAACAGTAAGAGAGAATCTCGCCCAGTCTGCCCAAAGAACAATAAACAAAGGAAAATTTGAAGGtcttttatttgttgttgcagaAGTCATTACTCcaaatatttatcatattttatttcaatttttcttGCTTGCCACTTTTTACCATAATCAATATCAACATATGTTCGCACTACACGCGTTTTAACACTATTTAGCAGAGTATAGGGTATGTATCAGTCGGGTCGACCAACGATgggatatatatatctctatTGTACTATGTTAGTGCAGTGTAATCAAACTAGGATTGTGTATAAGAACAAAATATGAGAGCATAAGAAATTGTAATGAATAAAAGTATACAACGATCAGCAGAGGTTTATATACTCTTGCAGAAGATCTATAAATACTAACCGATAtctattataatatttgaacacattttttaaGCTCAGAGAATCAATAAAAACAGTCGGTGATTctgataaaaaatatatatatttaagttacGAAATTCTTATCAAATTAATGCTACCCTTGTTTAGGGTTTAAAGGGTGATTGGCTCTTTATAGAGGTTATTACAATTATAGTATTGTATTGCAAATGCatgcaaatgtaaaatataataaatcgATAATACTATAGTATAATACTTGACCATGACATAATTCAATTATGTAGGACTAACATTTATAGTTAGATGAGAGTCCTGAAaatctttgtaaataaattcCGGGACAATGCCTCTCTCACATTTTTTGTGACTTTATCCCACTCAATGGATAGGGATACCCAGAGCAATCTCAAAAACATGACATCATTCAAGCGATTTTTGAAGTTTGATCCATGTATTTAGACTTATTGCAGTTATTAGATAAATAACACAATGTGTTCAATTTGAAAGATGCtccatttaatgtttttattatggCATCTTTATTGCACCTCAGTTCAAGCAATTAAGTTCTCCCAGATCAAAACAGAGTCGAATACAGAGATACAAACAGTGTTTTGTTCGTGCCATAGTTGTCAGCGTATTTTCCAGATAGACATTAAGTTAGCTTACCGGTTCGGTTGCAAGGTAAAGTCGCTACAGTTTCATAGTCGCataacaacagcaatagcagtagctacacagcgagaaatgcTGGTCATAAagcatatttatgtatttatttatttttttcgatctgacaaaacatttttaaacgCATCTCTATCTACTATAAGGTTAAATTAGCCTAAATAtaaattcgaaataaaattCTTATATACTTTCTTAAAATAAACCTATTGATAATTTTTCATTGTGTGATTTGTCCGTACTCTCGTGCAATAAATATggaataaatttcattttgcattgCGAGCGAATGAAAATGGCTCGATTCTGGTATTACCCAGAGTCTCCAGATTCCATCAATTGCAGTCGTCGGAGTCATCAGCATCGGCTATATATATTGTCCAGATAAAAACTAGCGCCACTACGAGTTGTATCTCATTCGCAGCTCGTGCGTAGTAAACTCGATTAAGGATCTCCGCTGGTTGTGACTGCGATTCCGGCAGTGACAGTGACGTAAGCTTTCCCCCATGCTCCTAATTGGATTACTAATGCTGCTCCATGCCGGCCTCCAAGGAGTCCAGGGCGTTGCGTTCTACACGGAAAAACGTGAGTCCACAAAAGGACTTTAAAATTATGAGGATATGGAAAAAAACTAAGCAATTATAAAGTGATATTAAGAGTGAACATTCTTTGCAGCCTCCTATATTGAGTCCTGCAAGATTTATGAACCGGAGTTCACCAAGTGCTCAACTCGCTCCATACAGGCATTTATGAACCAGCTCGTCAAAGGTGAGATGTCAGTATGTTAACCACGACTTGTGCGACTGACCTCCTTTGTTATCCTTTAGGCGTGCCCGAAATAAATGAATCCTTTGGACCCATCGATCCCATGAGGCAGGAGCAGTTGGTGTTCAAGCAGGATAACAGCGACGTGGCCACCCTTTCCGCCAATCTTACGGATATGCTGATCAGGGGCTTTGGAAAAATGCTGATCAAGGAGAGCAAGTGAGTAGCTATCGATTCCAAACAGCCGTCAAGAGCGATCAAAAGTTGCTCCATTGAGGTCGTTGAGCTCCTCTATAGGCAAACATCTCCGATGGGAAACTCCCAGACATAAGTTTGTCCGATTTGATAATGCACTTATGTACGTTTCTATACCTGTTATGCCAATTTAATAGCAAAGCGCTAtgccatttaatattatttcacATTGATCTATCAATTAGTTTTGCGCACGTGGTATTGTGAGTCTCAATAAATGTGCCATTAAATGAGCCGGCATTCGGGTTTTGCATCTATGAATAATGAAAAATTGATAAATAGGTGTAAATCATTTGTATCTTAATTTTCCCACCAGAGTAAGCAAGAAGGATTTCAGTTGGCTAACTAAGATCTACCTGCCCCAAATGCGAATAGATGGTCACTACAAAATGGTTGGTCGCATTTTGCTGGTGCCTCTgcagggaaatggaaaaatagtCATGGAAATAGGTAGTTGCTAACGATAATTGTTACTAAATGAATGATAACCGGATTTTTTGCCACTGTCAGATGATCTGGACATATTGATGAGCACCAAGACACGCCTCTACGAGAAGGGCGGCTACACATTCTACAACGTGACATCCGTGAAGGTAAAACTGGAGGTCGGCAAAGTGCGCACCAGAATGGATAACCTCTTCAACGGGCACAGCAAGGAGGTGGAAGATAGCACCAATCAGTTCTTCAACGACAATTGGAAGGATGTCTTCGAGGCACTGCGTCCACTGGTGGTTGAAACCGTGGAAAGAACGCTACTGGATCTTCTCCACAAGACATTTGCCCTATTTCCGGCCAGCTTCTTTGTGGAGGACATACCCACCTCCTTAACCTTGTATGGTCGCAAGTCACACATGATCACTTGAAAGGTGTTCTATTGAAATAAAATCTAACTTCCTTCAAACTGTATCTTCTCTATGAAGACCTTACTCTAACAATTTATAGTtctcaaaacatttttcattgaTTTCAGTTATATTTGTTCATTGCTGTCTTTTGATGAGTTTATTTTTctgattttgttgcttttattcTCTGTGAGTGCCTAGACTAAATGTTAGTGTAACTTATTAAATGCTTAGTTTAGAGGTATCCTAATATGGGATGGCACAGTGCTCCACATCCGGCTGCCAGTTCTAGTCGATAGATCAGTAGAACCAGTCGTACTTGAGATATTCGCCCTCGTGCTTCAATGTGGCAATCGAGGTGTGGCGCACGTGTCCTGTGCGCGCGAAGATCCTGCGATTGCCCACCGGCTGCAGGGTCCTGAAGTTGTCCACCAACGCACCATCCTGCGTGTCCGACAGCTGACGAAATCGGGAGATCTGCTTGGGCGAAATCGGGATGGGATCGGGGAACAGTATCCAAGTGACGGCCTCGGAACAGGGCGGCGTGGTCAGGGAACCTGTAGAGTCAACACATAATACTTAGTTCAGTGACATCAAAGATAAACATCGCTTGTAGACATCGATTCAATGTCAGTTTATCAGTGAGTACTTATAGCTTATAGATAAAAGCGCTTATTGAATACtaatggcaaatggaaaactatAGTAATAAACATATCTTATTGGTTGAGACTAGAATAGCTTACCCTTGTACGTGTAGAACTTGTCCACATCCACGCCAGCAATCAGCGAGGATAGCGAGAAAGTGACGTTTAGCGTGGCCTCCTGATTGGCATCGGCAATCAGATGCAAATGTCGGTTAATGGTCACCAGGCCAGCACCCTCATCCTCGTCGAGCTGTATTAGGAACATAAATAGGTTTAAAAATCACTCGCAACGAGCTCAACCACTAAACCACTCACATTGAAGAAGAAACCCAGGACGGCGGCACCATCCGGATGATTCAGAGCCTCGCCAATGGTCGCGTACTTCTTGTTCCTGTGCACAATGTGCATCTCCATGGTGTAGCGGATGTCGTTAATGACGTGCTCGGATCCCCGGTTGTTCTTGTCGCCCCAGTGGAAGTGGAGGCCCTCCACCTCGAACTCACCGGGCAGTTTGGCGCCCCGGATGTAGGGTAGGAAATCCTCGCCCACCTCGGACACATTGACCTTGGGTATGGTGATGGAAACTGCAAAATCACCAGATTAATTAGCACTGGTTCTCTACACTGGGAAAATTGGCCAGAAATAGGTATTTTCAGTGTTTGTCAACTCAAATCTTACCCGTGTGTCCATTGTTGATCATTTTCAGTGGGTAGGGCAGCAGGTTGTGATAGCCAATCATGTCCACCGCCGGCATATGAATGGCCATTGTCTGAAAGGAGGCAAAATGGGCTAAGTTGGGTTCCCGCTTGGCTGGGCTTTAGGTGAGCTGGTCTTACCCGGCTGGTGGTGATGGCAATCGGGGATTGGGTCTTGCCCGCACAGTGACCATGATGGCGAGCCCAGCGACGCTGGTTGGGCTCCGAGTAGCCAAAGACATGGCTGCTGACAGCTGGAAAGGAAGGGATGTGGTGTTTAACTGACTTgcttcatttatatatatataataggcaaataaatgcaatcaaTTAGCCGCTGGAATGCGCACTTAGTCCTGAATCAGGCGAACTGATTAAAGTGTTTCCCCATTTGCAGACCGAACGTCATCCGCAATCTGCGATCTTGAGTCCACGATTGATGAGTGATCACGTGCCCGTGCCTATGGTGCCTGGGTGCTATTCACCCCCTCGGTTGACCTTCTCCCGATTTTCCGGTGGCTATCTCTGACATATACGAGCACTTGTGAATTACGGCATAATAAATGGGTCTCCgtagcaaatatttaatgtctctttctttttttagtCAATGGCGGTGgacaaataaataacttaagTGGGTAAACAGGCGTCCAGGGAAAGCTAGGAAAGAGTGCGAACGCCAAGGGCACGTTCGGACCAATAATTAGATATCGTTGCGATTGATATTGATTTGGATACCCAGATAATGGGGCGGGCAAAcagttttcattattttccaGCGCGATTGAAAGCTGGCAGCAAATTCCATGGAATCTTTTGCAAGGCGAAAGGAAATACTTATTTAACGGCTAATTTGCATGTGATTGGTGATAATTTCTGTTTGAGGAGCTCGCTGTGAATTAACATATCATATGACATGGTTTTCCATTGTGCCATTGTCTGCACAACTGGTCGATATGTCGATGGAGCAcacaattttgtgtgcactgCTCGTCGCTTGATGAATTAGTCTAATTAGTTGTTTATTTGTGgtaatgtatattatattatttatttcagtcGCGGCTATCAAAGTCTTAGATaataaattagttaaattGAGTATTTTGTCAGGTATGGCCGTTGAGCATTATGTCATCCACTCTATATATTATAAACATATTACTTTGAGctattatttgcatttgttcgTTGTAATTGATTCTTTAAGTCCGTACTAattaggaaaataaataaatatttcaaagtcTTAGGGAGTAGATAACAGATTTTCATTTAGCATGTAAATAGTATTTATAGAGCTTCCCCACAGATAACAGATTGCATTTTGAGTAGGGTTTGAAGTGCTaaagcctggccaaaagctgaAACCTCAACCACTTCAAGTCCGGCAATACGTCTAAATCAACCGGCGGCCAATAAAGTGTATTAATTGACAGTTTCGAGTGGTTTGAACACCATTAAACTGGTCAAAATTAGCTTCGTGAAGTGTGTACTTATGACTGCTAATGCCAAGATCCCACCAATATCAGGTATTGACATTTCGTAATAGACACGAGCAGTGTGTCATACACTCGTTTCGAAGGCAAGAATAACatgtattaataaaaattaatagattatataaaacaaattagaAAACTACGTAgattattaacaatttaatttcatcagaaaatcaaaattgtaTGAGTGGCACCCCacttttctcagtgcacaCCTGCCGGGGGTATGACAAACTATTCATTCTTGAATAAAAGTATTTCCCACGAATAGATATCAATTTATGGCTATTTTTGTTTCAGTTCACTATATCTTGGACCCTGACAAACGCGGATGAGTCACAGGACTTCGTAGAAATGGATGTGCATTTACCTTGCGACCAGCAGATTAGCAGAAACGAAGCCTCGAAGAAAGCGGTCAGTTTCATGGTGGTTGCGTTCTTCCAAGTTCTTAACTCCTGACGAGCGGCTATAGCACCTTCCGATCGGGTGACGGATTCTAGACTGCGCGGACGTTTCGCTCGCGGAGCACCTTCACAACTTCCTCAGCGGGCAGTCAACGAACTACTTGAAAATTCGAAAGCTGAAATCCCCGCCCGAAGCGCGTGCACcgctcacacagatacacacacaccaatTCAAAAGAGTCGCGCGAACAGCCGACGATCGATCGATGGGAATTTGGCGGGGGTACTGGAGGATCGGTACATAGTGCAAGCCACCCCACTAAGTCGCCCACTTAGCGAAATTGAGTTACCATACACCAGACACAGACAGGTGGCTGCACCACCCTGCGTATGCTTAACGCACAgccaacacggcgtatgcttAACGTCACGGAAACTCAATCGTACCGCCAAGCCCAGAAGGGCGTCATTATGTCGATCAGTGCTGGCCAAAATCCAAAGGGTAAAACTCGTCATAATTCGCACCTAATGCCGCCCTCGATCATTTAcgataatattttgttttgcatacaatttgcccgatttatttgtttgctttcggATAGTCACTTCGCGTTACTAAGCCAACAAAGTCGCGACAACGTCACGCCGAAAGTCGCTAATTACGAGCGGAGTCCTCAAAAAAATCCAACCGATCGATCGCGATGGGGGatgggatggggatggggttATATTCATTGAGCGATTTTCGCACGTTTTCAAGTTTCGGCTTTACGAATTGGAGCGTTTTCGGTTTATTATGCCCAGATCTgagttgttttattttttttatgcgTTACAGAACGTCGATTGTATGGGCAGTTCGTGATCTACATGTAGTAATGACGgagtttttaaattgcatatattgtatatattgtataGAGGGCAGTCTGATATCTATTTATATCTTTATGATGGCCATTGAGTAGTCACACAAAGTCGGatatttgcaattgaattGTCCAGATATCATAGGCCAGACACTTTGAATGCCAAGGTTTAGAGTGGGATTTCAGTTGTCAGAGTCCAGTCATAAAAAACTGGTGGAAAGTGGTGATGGAAAAGGTGTTActtcttattttaaaaacctAGGATGATCATTTTAACTCTAAGTTTGTTAGCCATCTTCTCAACTACCAATGTTATGTAAACTATAGTTGGTAAGAATTTCTATTTTTCAAGCAGAAAATTATATGAATTTCCCTCAGTTAATCTAGTTTTGCATATAATTCGATTACCGGTTCTATTCGGTCCGTTCGGCTTATTAAT
Protein-coding sequences here:
- the LOC6729824 gene encoding carbonic anhydrase 2, coding for MKLTAFFEASFLLICWSQAVSSHVFGYSEPNQRRWARHHGHCAGKTQSPIAITTSRTMAIHMPAVDMIGYHNLLPYPLKMINNGHTVSITIPKVNVSEVGEDFLPYIRGAKLPGEFEVEGLHFHWGDKNNRGSEHVINDIRYTMEMHIVHRNKKYATIGEALNHPDGAAVLGFFFNLDEDEGAGLVTINRHLHLIADANQEATLNVTFSLSSLIAGVDVDKFYTYKGSLTTPPCSEAVTWILFPDPIPISPKQISRFRQLSDTQDGALVDNFRTLQPVGNRRIFARTGHVRHTSIATLKHEGEYLKYDWFY
- the LOC6729823 gene encoding uncharacterized protein LOC6729823; this translates as MLLIGLLMLLHAGLQGVQGVAFYTEKPSYIESCKIYEPEFTKCSTRSIQAFMNQLVKGVPEINESFGPIDPMRQEQLVFKQDNSDVATLSANLTDMLIRGFGKMLIKESKVSKKDFSWLTKIYLPQMRIDGHYKMVGRILLVPLQGNGKIVMEIDDLDILMSTKTRLYEKGGYTFYNVTSVKVKLEVGKVRTRMDNLFNGHSKEVEDSTNQFFNDNWKDVFEALRPLVVETVERTLLDLLHKTFALFPASFFVEDIPTSLTLYGRKSHMIT